A genomic region of Pseudomonas migulae contains the following coding sequences:
- the glyS gene encoding glycine--tRNA ligase subunit beta, whose amino-acid sequence MSAQDFLVELGTEELPPKALNTLADAFLAGIDKGLQAAGLNYETKTVYAAPRRLAVLITSLATQQPDRSINLDGPPRQAAFDAEGNPTQAALGFAKKCGVELSEIDQSGPKLRYSQSIAGKPTASLLPTIVEDSLNDLPIPKRMRWGARKEEFVRPTQWLVMLLGDQVIDCTILAQKAGRDSRGHRFHHPESVRITSPANYLSDLRAAYVLADANERRAIISKRTEELATMQEGTAIVPPALLDEVTALVEWPVPLVCSFEERFLDVPQEALITTMQDNQKYFCLLDADGKLLPRFITVANIESKDPQQIIAGNEKVVRPRLTDAEFFFKQDKKQKLEDFNLRLQNVVFQEKLGSVYDKAERVSKLAAFIAQRIGGNAAWASRAGLLSKCDLATEMVGEFPEMQGVAGYYYALNDGEPEEVALALNEQYMPRGAGAELPTSLTGAAVAIADKLDTLVGIFGIGMLPTGSKDPYALRRAALGVLRILIEKKLDLDLNDAVAFAVNAFGAKVKAAGLADSVLEFVFDRLRARYEDEGVDVGTYLSVRALKPGSALDFDQRVQAVEAFRKLPEAAALAAVNKRVSNLLSKVEGSVPSVVEAKYFDNANEFSLYSAIQQADQAVQPMAAARQYSESLARLAALREPVDAFFEAVMVNADDANVRANRYALLSRLRGLFLGVADISLLG is encoded by the coding sequence ATGAGTGCTCAAGATTTTCTGGTTGAACTGGGCACCGAAGAACTGCCACCCAAAGCCCTGAACACCCTGGCTGATGCGTTCCTGGCCGGTATCGACAAGGGCCTGCAAGCCGCGGGTCTGAACTACGAGACCAAAACCGTCTACGCCGCGCCGCGTCGTCTGGCTGTGCTGATCACCTCGCTGGCCACTCAGCAGCCGGATCGCAGCATCAACCTCGACGGCCCGCCACGTCAGGCCGCGTTCGATGCCGAAGGCAACCCGACGCAAGCGGCACTGGGTTTTGCCAAGAAGTGCGGCGTCGAGCTGAGCGAAATCGATCAGAGCGGTCCGAAACTGCGCTACAGCCAAAGCATCGCCGGCAAGCCAACCGCGAGCCTGCTGCCGACCATCGTTGAAGACTCCCTCAACGACCTGCCGATCCCGAAGCGCATGCGCTGGGGTGCTCGCAAGGAAGAATTCGTTCGTCCGACCCAGTGGCTGGTGATGCTGCTCGGTGACCAGGTCATCGATTGCACGATCCTCGCCCAGAAGGCCGGTCGCGATTCCCGTGGTCACCGCTTCCATCACCCGGAAAGCGTGCGCATCACTTCGCCCGCCAACTACCTGAGCGACCTGCGTGCCGCTTACGTGCTGGCCGATGCCAACGAGCGTCGCGCGATCATCAGCAAGCGCACCGAAGAACTGGCGACGATGCAGGAAGGCACGGCGATCGTTCCGCCAGCCCTGCTCGACGAAGTGACCGCGCTGGTTGAATGGCCGGTGCCGCTGGTGTGCTCGTTCGAGGAGCGTTTCCTCGACGTGCCGCAAGAAGCGCTGATCACCACCATGCAGGACAACCAGAAGTATTTCTGCCTGCTGGACGCCGACGGCAAGTTGCTGCCACGTTTCATTACCGTGGCCAACATCGAAAGCAAAGACCCGCAACAAATCATCGCCGGTAACGAGAAAGTGGTTCGCCCACGCCTGACCGACGCCGAGTTCTTCTTCAAGCAAGACAAGAAGCAGAAACTCGAAGACTTCAACCTGCGCCTGCAAAACGTGGTGTTCCAGGAAAAACTCGGCAGCGTCTACGACAAGGCCGAGCGCGTTTCCAAACTCGCCGCGTTCATCGCGCAACGCATTGGCGGCAACGCAGCCTGGGCCTCCCGTGCCGGCCTGCTGTCCAAGTGTGACCTGGCGACCGAGATGGTCGGTGAGTTCCCGGAGATGCAAGGCGTCGCCGGTTACTACTACGCCCTCAATGACGGCGAGCCGGAAGAAGTCGCGCTGGCCCTGAACGAGCAGTACATGCCGCGCGGTGCCGGAGCTGAATTGCCGACCTCCCTGACCGGTGCGGCCGTGGCCATCGCCGACAAACTCGACACGCTGGTAGGTATCTTCGGTATCGGCATGCTGCCGACCGGTAGCAAAGACCCGTATGCCTTGCGTCGTGCGGCACTCGGCGTGTTGCGCATCCTGATCGAGAAGAAGCTCGACCTGGACCTGAACGATGCCGTGGCGTTCGCTGTGAATGCATTCGGCGCCAAGGTCAAGGCTGCTGGCCTGGCTGATTCGGTACTCGAATTCGTATTTGACCGCCTGCGTGCCCGTTACGAAGACGAAGGCGTGGATGTCGGGACTTATCTGTCGGTCCGTGCCCTGAAGCCGGGTTCGGCGCTGGACTTCGATCAGCGTGTACAAGCGGTAGAAGCTTTCCGCAAATTGCCGGAAGCCGCTGCCCTCGCCGCCGTGAACAAGCGCGTTTCGAACTTGCTGAGCAAGGTCGAAGGCTCTGTTCCTTCGGTTGTGGAAGCCAAGTACTTCGACAATGCCAACGAGTTCTCCCTGTACTCGGCGATCCAGCAGGCAGACCAGGCTGTTCAGCCAATGGCCGCTGCGCGTCAGTACAGCGAATCGCTGGCACGCCTGGCCGCCCTGCGCGAACCGGTGGATGCATTCTTCGAAGCCGTGATGGTCAACGCGGATGACGCCAACGTGCGCGCCAACCGCTATGCGCTGCTGTCGCGTCTGCGTGGGTTGTTCCTCGGCGTCGCCGATATTTCGCTGCTGGGGTAA
- a CDS encoding PilZ domain-containing protein: MSEHRKSFRIKISHESFGECLGQTRNLSTTGVYVKHPGLSALPKGAVVFGQVQDLPTGAPRVRMEVVLVDAEGIGLRYL; this comes from the coding sequence ATGTCCGAACACCGAAAATCGTTTCGCATCAAGATCAGTCATGAAAGCTTTGGCGAATGCCTCGGCCAGACCCGCAACCTCTCGACGACGGGTGTCTACGTCAAGCATCCGGGCTTGTCTGCGCTGCCAAAAGGGGCAGTGGTGTTTGGTCAGGTGCAGGATTTACCCACAGGCGCGCCGCGGGTTCGCATGGAAGTGGTGCTGGTGGATGCCGAAGGCATTGGCCTGCGCTATCTCTGA
- a CDS encoding lysophospholipid acyltransferase has protein sequence MDKLKGALLVGALRLFALLPWRAVQAVGSAIGWMMWKTPNRSRDVVRINLAKCFPEMDPAERERLVGQSLKDIGKSLTESACAWIWPAQRSIDLVREVEGLDVLKDALASGKGVVGITSHLGNWEVLNHFYCSQCKPIIFYRPPKLKAVDDLLRKQRVQLGNKVAASTKEGILSIIKEVRKGGAVGIPADPEPSESAGIFVPFFATQALTSKFVPNMLAGGKAVGVFLHALRLPDGSGYKVILEAAPEAMYSTDTETSCAAMSKVVERYVRAYPSQYMWSMKRFKKRPPGEERWY, from the coding sequence GTGGATAAGTTGAAAGGCGCCTTGCTGGTAGGCGCTCTGCGGTTGTTCGCCCTGCTTCCGTGGCGGGCCGTGCAGGCGGTGGGCTCGGCCATCGGCTGGATGATGTGGAAAACCCCGAACCGTTCCCGCGACGTGGTGCGGATCAATCTGGCCAAGTGCTTCCCCGAGATGGACCCTGCCGAGCGCGAGCGTCTGGTCGGCCAGAGCCTGAAGGACATCGGCAAGTCGCTGACCGAAAGTGCCTGTGCATGGATCTGGCCGGCGCAGCGTTCCATTGATCTGGTCCGCGAAGTCGAAGGTCTCGACGTCTTGAAAGACGCCCTCGCCTCCGGCAAAGGTGTCGTTGGCATTACCAGTCACCTGGGCAACTGGGAAGTGTTGAACCACTTCTATTGCAGTCAGTGCAAACCGATCATTTTCTATCGCCCGCCGAAGTTGAAGGCGGTGGATGATTTGTTGCGCAAGCAGCGGGTGCAACTGGGTAACAAGGTGGCGGCCTCCACCAAGGAAGGCATCCTCAGTATCATCAAGGAAGTGCGCAAAGGTGGTGCAGTGGGGATTCCCGCTGACCCGGAACCGTCCGAGTCCGCCGGGATCTTCGTGCCGTTCTTCGCCACTCAGGCGCTGACCAGCAAGTTCGTACCGAACATGCTCGCCGGCGGCAAAGCGGTCGGCGTATTCCTGCACGCCCTGCGCCTGCCGGACGGTTCGGGTTACAAAGTGATCCTCGAAGCCGCGCCGGAGGCCATGTACAGCACCGATACCGAGACATCCTGCGCCGCCATGAGCAAGGTGGTGGAGCGCTATGTGCGGGCGTATCCGAGCCAATACATGTGGAGCATGAAGCGCTTCAAGAAGCGTCCACCGGGTGAAGAACGCTGGTATTGA
- the tag gene encoding DNA-3-methyladenine glycosylase I, whose amino-acid sequence MPRCFWCSEDPLYMAYHDQEWGTPLRDAQGLFELLLLEGFQAGLSWITVLRKRERYREVLFGFDVQRVAQMSDAEIDELMLDPGIIRNRLKLNAARRNAQAWLALEDPVAFLWSFVGGKPVINHFKDRTEVPAVTPTAVEMSKGLKKAGFTFVGPTICYALMQASGMVMDHTRDCDRYASLSIGG is encoded by the coding sequence ATGCCACGCTGCTTTTGGTGTTCCGAAGATCCGTTGTACATGGCTTATCACGACCAGGAGTGGGGCACGCCGCTACGCGATGCGCAGGGATTGTTCGAGTTGCTTTTGCTCGAAGGGTTCCAGGCCGGCCTCTCCTGGATCACCGTGTTGCGTAAACGTGAGCGATATCGCGAGGTGTTGTTCGGCTTTGACGTACAGCGCGTGGCGCAGATGAGTGACGCTGAAATCGATGAATTGATGCTCGATCCCGGCATTATCCGCAATCGCCTCAAACTCAACGCGGCCAGGCGCAATGCCCAGGCCTGGCTGGCGCTGGAGGACCCGGTGGCGTTTCTCTGGTCCTTCGTTGGCGGTAAACCGGTGATCAATCACTTCAAGGATCGAACCGAAGTCCCGGCAGTAACGCCGACCGCCGTGGAGATGAGCAAAGGCTTGAAAAAAGCCGGGTTCACCTTCGTCGGCCCGACCATTTGCTACGCGCTGATGCAGGCCTCGGGGATGGTCATGGACCACACCCGCGATTGCGATCGTTACGCGAGCTTGTCGATCGGCGGTTAG
- the glyQ gene encoding glycine--tRNA ligase subunit alpha, with protein sequence MSQPTPAVRTFQDLILALQQYWAEQGCVVLQPYDMEVGAGTFHTATFLRAIGPETWNAAYVQPSRRPTDGRYGENPNRLQHYYQFQVVLKPNPDNFQELYLGSLKHVGLDPLVHDIRFVEDNWESPTLGAWGLGWEVWLNGMEVTQFTYFQQAGGIECYPVTGEITYGLERLAMYLQGVDSVYDLVWADGPFGKVTYGDVFHQNEVEQSTYNFEHANVEKLFELFDFYESEAKRLIELDQPLPLPSYEMVLKASHTFNLLDARRAISVTARQQYILRVRTLARSVAQAYLLARAKLGFPMATPDLRDEVLAKLEAAQ encoded by the coding sequence GTGAGCCAGCCTACGCCAGCCGTGCGTACCTTCCAAGACTTGATCCTCGCCCTCCAGCAATACTGGGCCGAGCAAGGTTGCGTGGTACTTCAGCCCTACGATATGGAAGTAGGCGCCGGGACTTTCCACACTGCCACGTTTCTGCGCGCCATCGGCCCGGAAACCTGGAACGCCGCTTATGTGCAGCCCAGTCGTCGCCCGACTGACGGCCGCTACGGCGAAAACCCGAACCGCCTGCAGCACTACTACCAGTTCCAGGTAGTCCTGAAGCCGAACCCGGACAACTTCCAGGAACTGTACCTGGGCTCCCTCAAGCACGTCGGCCTGGACCCGCTGGTCCACGACATTCGCTTCGTCGAAGACAACTGGGAGTCGCCAACGCTGGGCGCCTGGGGTCTGGGCTGGGAAGTCTGGCTGAACGGCATGGAAGTGACGCAGTTCACTTACTTCCAGCAAGCGGGCGGCATCGAGTGCTACCCGGTGACCGGCGAGATCACCTACGGCCTCGAGCGTCTGGCCATGTACCTGCAAGGCGTGGACTCGGTCTACGACCTGGTCTGGGCTGACGGTCCGTTCGGCAAAGTGACCTACGGCGACGTGTTCCACCAGAACGAAGTGGAGCAGTCGACCTACAACTTCGAACACGCGAACGTCGAGAAGCTGTTCGAACTGTTCGATTTCTACGAAAGCGAAGCCAAGCGCCTGATCGAACTCGACCAGCCGCTGCCGTTGCCGAGCTACGAAATGGTGTTGAAGGCGTCCCACACCTTCAACCTGCTGGATGCGCGCCGGGCAATCTCGGTCACCGCGCGTCAGCAATACATCCTGCGTGTGCGCACCCTGGCGCGTTCCGTTGCGCAAGCCTACCTGCTGGCTCGCGCCAAGCTGGGCTTCCCGATGGCGACCCCGGACCTGCGTGATGAAGTACTGGCCAAGCTGGAGGCTGCACAATGA
- a CDS encoding tetratricopeptide repeat protein — MLESLEKMLAKGVDNSLLRFGLGKGYLDLGENAKAAEHFQRCVEFDPKYSAAWKLLGKAHLALADHPAARQAWEQGLEAARAHGDKQAEKEMTVFLKKLERQAP, encoded by the coding sequence ATGCTCGAATCCCTGGAAAAAATGCTCGCCAAGGGTGTGGATAACTCATTGCTGCGCTTTGGTCTGGGCAAGGGCTATCTGGATCTTGGGGAAAACGCCAAAGCCGCCGAACATTTCCAGCGTTGCGTCGAGTTCGATCCGAAGTATTCAGCGGCGTGGAAGCTGTTGGGCAAGGCGCACTTGGCGCTGGCAGACCATCCGGCGGCGCGTCAGGCGTGGGAACAAGGTCTGGAAGCCGCCCGGGCCCATGGCGACAAGCAGGCAGAGAAAGAAATGACGGTGTTTCTGAAAAAGCTTGAGCGTCAGGCGCCCTGA
- a CDS encoding IS110 family transposase, with amino-acid sequence MTIHVSQVVVGVDVAKDEIAVYRSDLEQVLIVSNERSALKVWLKALPANSAIALEATNTYHLDTTEMAHEMGHDVYVIDGSRLNRYREGIGIRAKTDALDAALLARYLSKESDKLRIWSPPPKAYTQLKSLLRRRAELVRHRVAIKQSWKDEPLLEEALADYLACLEQIEKSIQKVLKSIVSEADMDAQVKRCQAVEGVGVLTATAAVTAFMRGDFSDSDGYIAFLGMDPRVRQSGKKDQKRYLSKRGDSEFRRLFHNSAMAASRSPAWKPYYQSYLARGMKGTQALVILARKLARVLFALMKNQSEYKPSSMFGGCPQT; translated from the coding sequence ATGACAATTCATGTTTCGCAGGTGGTCGTTGGTGTGGATGTCGCGAAGGACGAGATCGCTGTTTATCGATCCGATCTGGAGCAGGTCTTGATTGTTTCGAACGAGCGATCGGCCCTTAAGGTGTGGCTCAAGGCGCTGCCCGCAAACAGCGCCATTGCCCTCGAAGCCACCAACACCTATCACCTCGATACGACGGAGATGGCCCATGAAATGGGTCATGACGTTTACGTCATCGATGGCAGCCGTCTTAATCGATACCGCGAAGGGATAGGTATTCGGGCTAAAACAGATGCCCTGGATGCAGCGTTGCTGGCTCGTTACTTGAGTAAAGAGTCCGACAAGTTGAGGATTTGGAGTCCGCCTCCAAAGGCCTACACACAACTCAAAAGCTTGCTGCGTCGTCGGGCCGAGCTTGTTCGGCATCGTGTGGCCATCAAACAAAGCTGGAAGGACGAACCGTTGCTCGAAGAGGCATTGGCCGACTATCTGGCATGCCTTGAGCAGATTGAAAAAAGCATACAGAAAGTGCTGAAGAGCATTGTCAGCGAAGCTGACATGGACGCGCAGGTAAAACGCTGCCAAGCGGTTGAGGGTGTAGGCGTCCTGACGGCTACAGCTGCAGTCACCGCCTTTATGCGTGGAGATTTTTCCGACAGCGATGGCTACATCGCCTTTCTAGGAATGGATCCGCGAGTCAGACAATCGGGAAAGAAGGATCAGAAACGATACTTATCCAAACGAGGCGATTCGGAGTTCCGGCGCTTATTTCATAACAGCGCCATGGCCGCGAGTCGCTCTCCAGCCTGGAAACCTTACTATCAAAGCTATCTGGCAAGAGGCATGAAGGGCACTCAAGCCTTGGTAATACTTGCCCGTAAGCTGGCCAGAGTACTGTTTGCCTTGATGAAAAATCAAAGCGAGTACAAGCCAAGTTCTATGTTTGGGGGTTGCCCCCAAACATAG
- the trkA gene encoding Trk system potassium transporter TrkA: MKIIILGAGQVGGSLAEHLASEANDITVVDTDGERLRDLGDRLDIRTVQGRGSLPTVLRQAGADDADMLVAVTNSDETNMVACQVAHTLFHTPTKIARVREAAYLTRSELFDNEAIPVDVLISPEQVVTNYIKRLIQHPGALQVIDFAEGKAQLVAVKAYYGGPLVGQQLRQLREHMPNVETRVAAIFRRDRPILPQGDTVIEADDEVFFIAAKANIRAVMSEMRRLDESYKRIVIAGGGQIGERLAEAIESRYQVKIIEMNPARCRHLSDTLDSTVVLQGSASDRDLLMEENIADADIFLALTNDDEANIMSSLLAKRLGAKKVMTIINNPAYVDLIQGGDIDIAISPQLATIGTLLAHVRRGDIVSVHSLRRGAAEAIEAIAHGDAKSSKVIGKAIENIGLPPGTTIGAIIRDEEVIIAHDDTVIEAGDHVILFLVDKKHIRDVEKLFHVGLSFF; encoded by the coding sequence ATGAAAATCATCATCCTCGGCGCAGGGCAGGTCGGCGGTTCGCTGGCGGAACACTTGGCCAGCGAGGCCAACGACATCACCGTGGTCGACACCGACGGCGAACGCCTGCGCGACCTCGGCGACCGGCTGGACATCCGCACGGTGCAGGGCCGCGGCTCGCTGCCGACGGTACTGCGTCAGGCCGGCGCGGACGATGCCGACATGCTGGTCGCGGTGACCAACAGTGACGAGACCAACATGGTGGCCTGCCAGGTTGCTCATACCCTGTTCCACACCCCGACCAAGATCGCCCGGGTGCGTGAAGCGGCGTACCTGACGCGCTCCGAGCTGTTCGACAACGAAGCGATTCCGGTAGATGTGTTGATCAGTCCGGAACAAGTGGTCACCAACTACATCAAGCGCCTGATCCAGCACCCGGGCGCGCTTCAAGTGATCGACTTCGCCGAAGGCAAAGCGCAGCTGGTCGCGGTGAAGGCGTACTACGGCGGACCGCTGGTGGGTCAGCAACTGCGTCAGTTGCGCGAGCACATGCCGAACGTCGAAACCCGCGTCGCGGCGATTTTCCGACGTGACCGGCCCATCCTGCCCCAGGGCGATACGGTGATCGAGGCCGACGACGAAGTGTTTTTCATCGCCGCCAAGGCGAATATTCGCGCAGTCATGAGCGAAATGCGCCGGCTCGACGAAAGCTACAAGCGCATCGTCATCGCCGGTGGCGGTCAGATCGGCGAGCGCCTGGCCGAGGCCATCGAAAGCCGCTATCAGGTGAAAATCATCGAGATGAACCCGGCACGCTGCCGCCATCTCTCGGACACCCTCGACAGCACCGTGGTGTTGCAGGGCAGCGCCTCCGACCGCGATTTGCTGATGGAAGAGAACATCGCAGACGCCGACATCTTCCTGGCCCTGACCAACGATGATGAAGCCAACATCATGTCATCGCTGCTGGCCAAACGGCTGGGCGCGAAGAAGGTGATGACGATCATCAACAATCCGGCCTACGTCGACCTGATCCAGGGTGGCGACATCGACATCGCCATCAGCCCGCAATTGGCGACCATTGGCACCTTGTTGGCGCACGTACGGCGCGGCGATATCGTCAGCGTGCACTCATTGCGCCGCGGCGCGGCGGAGGCCATCGAGGCGATTGCCCATGGTGATGCGAAGTCGAGCAAGGTGATTGGCAAGGCCATCGAAAACATTGGCCTGCCGCCGGGTACGACGATTGGCGCGATCATTCGTGATGAAGAAGTGATCATTGCCCACGACGATACGGTGATCGAAGCGGGGGACCATGTGATTCTGTTCCTTGTGGATAAAAAGCATATTCGGGATGTGGAGAAGTTGTTCCATGTCGGCCTCAGCTTCTTCTGA